The proteins below come from a single Pyramidobacter porci genomic window:
- the ligA gene encoding NAD-dependent DNA ligase LigA, with protein MFCVEQEKLDRYHWLVDELNRHGRLYYVLDAPEIEDDEYDALMREMLQFEKEHPDLIRDDSPSKRVGGAVLEAFEKVAHAKPMLSLEDVFSKEELHDWLQRAAEGVGQPWIPWCCELKIDGLAVSLIFEDGKFVQASTRGDGIVGENVTENLKTVKDLPLRLLGDVPGRLELRGEVYMSKEGFAQLNAAREEAGLPLFANPRNAAAGSLRQLDTAVAAKRNLRLFTYYVQDAESYGLHSQSEVLEWLKVRGLPVQKAWSRAGTEAEVLDFLERWSGERFSLPYATDGAVFKADPTEYWKILGNNVKTPRWAVAYKYPPEERKTKLESIEISLGRTGVLTPVANLTPVLISGTVVKRASLHNDEEIQRKDIRVGDQVWVRKAGEIIPEIVRVDTASRTGTEESFTMPAACPVCGAAVARLPGEVALRCPNRSCPAQLTQGLIHFASRQGMDIRGIGDRLAEQLVQSGLVKSFGDLYALRVEPLVRLDRMGEKSAGKLIQAIAKSKERPLKFLITALGIREVGAGVAAELAKRFSSLDEIAAADEERLAAVEGVGPVIARSIKTFFGEEHNRRLIDGLREAGVSMRSETAPEAPIGPLAGKTFVFTGELSRMSRTQAQELVAQRGGKSVASVSKKTSYVVVGEAPGGKAEKALRLNVPTLNEEEFFAMIDNLSQHMPGGTNDA; from the coding sequence GTGTTCTGCGTGGAACAGGAAAAACTGGACCGCTATCATTGGCTCGTCGACGAATTGAATCGTCATGGACGCCTCTATTACGTTCTGGACGCTCCGGAAATCGAGGACGACGAATACGACGCGCTGATGCGCGAGATGCTTCAGTTCGAAAAAGAACATCCCGACCTGATCCGCGACGACTCTCCGTCGAAGCGCGTCGGCGGCGCGGTGCTGGAGGCGTTCGAAAAAGTTGCGCACGCCAAACCGATGCTCAGCCTCGAAGACGTTTTCTCGAAGGAAGAGCTTCACGACTGGCTGCAGCGGGCGGCGGAAGGCGTCGGTCAGCCGTGGATCCCCTGGTGCTGCGAATTGAAGATCGACGGCCTGGCGGTGTCTTTGATCTTTGAGGACGGCAAATTCGTTCAGGCGTCCACCCGCGGCGACGGTATCGTCGGCGAGAACGTCACGGAAAATCTGAAAACGGTCAAAGACCTGCCGCTTCGCCTCCTCGGCGATGTCCCCGGGCGTCTGGAGCTGCGCGGCGAAGTGTACATGAGCAAAGAGGGATTCGCCCAACTGAACGCCGCAAGGGAAGAAGCGGGGCTACCGCTTTTCGCCAATCCCCGCAACGCGGCGGCGGGCAGCCTGCGACAGCTTGACACGGCGGTCGCCGCTAAACGGAATCTGCGCCTTTTCACCTACTACGTGCAGGATGCGGAATCCTACGGCCTGCACAGCCAATCGGAAGTCCTCGAATGGCTGAAAGTCCGCGGGCTTCCCGTGCAGAAAGCCTGGAGCCGGGCCGGGACGGAAGCCGAGGTCCTCGATTTCCTGGAGCGATGGAGCGGCGAACGTTTCAGTCTGCCCTACGCGACGGACGGCGCCGTGTTCAAGGCCGATCCGACGGAATACTGGAAGATCCTGGGAAACAACGTCAAAACGCCTCGCTGGGCCGTGGCCTACAAATATCCGCCGGAAGAGCGAAAAACGAAGCTCGAGAGCATAGAGATTTCCCTCGGCCGCACGGGCGTGCTCACGCCGGTGGCGAATCTGACTCCTGTCTTGATCTCGGGAACGGTCGTGAAGCGCGCCAGCCTCCACAACGACGAGGAGATCCAGCGCAAGGACATCCGCGTCGGCGATCAGGTATGGGTTCGCAAAGCCGGCGAGATCATTCCCGAGATCGTCCGCGTCGACACCGCCAGCCGCACGGGCACAGAGGAATCTTTCACAATGCCCGCAGCGTGTCCCGTGTGCGGAGCGGCCGTGGCCAGGCTTCCCGGCGAAGTGGCGCTGCGCTGTCCCAACAGGTCCTGTCCGGCGCAGCTGACCCAAGGGCTGATCCATTTCGCCTCCCGGCAGGGCATGGACATCCGGGGAATCGGCGACCGTCTGGCGGAGCAGCTCGTCCAGAGCGGGCTGGTCAAGAGTTTCGGCGATCTGTACGCCTTGCGCGTCGAGCCGCTTGTCCGTCTGGACCGCATGGGAGAAAAATCCGCGGGGAAACTGATCCAGGCCATCGCAAAATCCAAAGAGCGGCCGCTGAAATTTTTGATCACGGCGCTGGGGATCCGGGAAGTCGGCGCGGGAGTCGCGGCGGAGCTGGCGAAACGCTTTTCGTCGCTCGATGAGATCGCCGCCGCCGACGAAGAACGGCTCGCCGCCGTCGAGGGCGTGGGGCCGGTGATTGCCCGTTCGATCAAAACTTTTTTCGGCGAAGAGCATAACCGGCGCCTTATCGACGGACTGCGCGAAGCCGGAGTATCCATGCGGAGCGAAACGGCGCCCGAAGCGCCAATAGGGCCGCTGGCCGGCAAGACGTTCGTCTTTACGGGGGAGCTTTCGCGTATGTCCAGGACGCAGGCGCAGGAACTCGTGGCGCAGCGCGGGGGGAAAAGCGTCGCTTCCGTGAGCAAAAAAACGTCTTATGTCGTCGTCGGCGAAGCGCCGGGCGGCAAGGCCGAAAAAGCGCTCCGCCTGAACGTGCCGACCCTGAACGAAGAGGAATTTTTCGCAATGATCGATAATTTATCGCAGCACATGCCTGGAGGAACAAACGATGCCTAG
- the gatC gene encoding Asp-tRNA(Asn)/Glu-tRNA(Gln) amidotransferase subunit GatC, producing the protein MPRLSKEEVLKIGKLARLEIAPEELDSLSEHFNGILDYFSKLEELDLRAVDPFTMEDTRPVRLRDDEVEENDRREAILNQSPSREGDFIRVPRIGGDK; encoded by the coding sequence ATGCCTAGACTGTCCAAAGAAGAAGTCCTGAAGATCGGCAAGCTTGCCCGCCTGGAGATCGCCCCTGAAGAGCTCGATTCGCTGTCGGAGCACTTCAACGGCATTCTCGATTACTTTTCCAAACTCGAGGAGCTCGATCTTCGCGCCGTCGATCCGTTCACGATGGAAGATACCCGGCCGGTCCGCCTTCGCGACGACGAGGTGGAGGAGAACGACCGGAGAGAAGCGATCCTGAACCAGTCGCCATCGCGCGAGGGCGACTTCATCAGAGTCCCCCGCATTGGAGGCGACAAGTGA
- the gatA gene encoding Asp-tRNA(Asn)/Glu-tRNA(Gln) amidotransferase subunit GatA gives MELYRLSAAEIVAGLKARRFKCGDVVRSCLERMRKMEPHIHAMLHIATDSALESAAAVDAAIEKGRVPGCLMGVPVVLKDNICTSDMPTTCASKILAGWTPPYDATVVKMLKAEGAVILGKTNCDEFAMGGSTENSAFGPTMNPWDVGRVPGGSSGGSAAAVAAGYAPLSLGSDTGGSIRQPASFCGIYGMKPTYGQVSRYGLVAFASSLDQIGPFARTAEDLRLILSAICAFDPCDSTSEDRPAPRFDLSDAPLRGKKIGVLAKLVDSKLTADLQAALDGQIAECRRLGAEIVEVALPKALEYGLACYYILAPAEASSNLARYDGVRYGAAHKEAKSLLELYVKTRGEGFGPEVKRRILTGTYVLSSGFYDAYYLTAQKVRKVVKQEFAAAFERVDAILLPTAPTPAFKLGEMSAPLTMYMADIFTIPVNLAGLPGISFNAGFSSAGLPLGMQLIGPRWSDAMILDMAAALGKKSEGSIAEGGVR, from the coding sequence ATGGAACTGTACAGACTGAGCGCCGCGGAAATCGTCGCGGGACTGAAAGCGCGCCGGTTCAAGTGTGGAGATGTCGTGCGGTCGTGCCTGGAGCGCATGCGGAAAATGGAACCCCACATTCACGCCATGCTTCATATCGCGACGGATTCCGCGCTCGAATCGGCCGCCGCCGTCGACGCCGCCATTGAGAAAGGCCGCGTTCCGGGGTGCCTGATGGGCGTGCCCGTCGTTCTCAAAGACAACATCTGCACCAGCGACATGCCGACCACCTGCGCCAGCAAAATCCTCGCCGGCTGGACGCCGCCTTACGACGCCACCGTCGTGAAGATGCTCAAGGCCGAAGGAGCCGTCATTCTCGGCAAAACCAACTGCGACGAGTTCGCCATGGGAGGTTCCACGGAGAACTCTGCTTTCGGCCCGACGATGAACCCCTGGGACGTCGGCCGCGTTCCGGGCGGCAGTTCCGGCGGCAGCGCCGCCGCCGTCGCCGCCGGCTATGCGCCGTTGTCCCTCGGCAGCGACACCGGCGGTTCGATCCGCCAGCCCGCTTCGTTCTGCGGGATCTACGGCATGAAGCCGACTTACGGGCAGGTGAGCCGTTACGGGCTGGTCGCTTTCGCCTCGTCGCTCGACCAGATCGGCCCTTTTGCGCGAACCGCCGAAGACCTCAGACTGATCCTCTCGGCGATCTGCGCGTTCGATCCCTGCGACTCGACCAGCGAAGACCGGCCCGCGCCCCGTTTCGATCTCAGCGACGCGCCGTTGCGCGGGAAGAAGATCGGCGTGCTTGCGAAACTTGTCGACAGCAAGCTGACGGCCGATCTGCAGGCGGCACTGGACGGACAAATCGCAGAGTGCCGCCGCCTGGGGGCGGAAATCGTCGAAGTCGCTCTGCCGAAAGCGCTTGAGTACGGATTGGCCTGCTATTATATCCTCGCCCCCGCGGAGGCAAGCTCCAATCTCGCCCGTTACGACGGCGTGCGCTACGGCGCCGCTCATAAAGAGGCCAAGTCGCTGCTCGAGCTCTACGTCAAAACGCGCGGCGAAGGTTTCGGCCCGGAAGTGAAGCGCCGCATCCTGACCGGCACCTACGTGCTCAGTTCAGGATTTTACGACGCCTATTATCTGACGGCGCAAAAGGTCCGCAAAGTCGTCAAGCAGGAATTCGCCGCAGCTTTTGAGCGAGTTGACGCCATCCTGCTGCCGACTGCGCCGACGCCCGCCTTCAAGCTGGGCGAGATGAGCGCGCCGCTGACGATGTACATGGCGGATATTTTTACGATCCCCGTCAATCTGGCCGGCCTGCCCGGCATTTCTTTCAACGCCGGCTTTTCGTCCGCGGGACTGCCGCTGGGGATGCAGCTGATCGGCCCGCGCTGGTCCGATGCGATGATTCTCGACATGGCCGCCGCGCTCGGCAAAAAATCGGAAGGCAGCATCGCCGAGGGAGGTGTCCGCTAA
- the gatB gene encoding Asp-tRNA(Asn)/Glu-tRNA(Gln) amidotransferase subunit GatB translates to MALEFTTVIGLEIHIQLNTKTKIFCNCSTDYIGATPNSHICPVCTGQPGALPVLNGKVVEFGVRGGLALHCKINKLTRFDRKNYFYADLPKAYQITEYYVPLAENGYLTITGDDGQLRRIGITRLHLEEDAGKLVHVAADGRIVGSSQSFVDYNRGGVPLAEVVSEPDIASPREAREYVSAMRQLVRYLGISDGDMEKGSMRVDANISQKVSDGRWGSRVEVKNMNSLKALERALEYETLRQRDLLARSERIAQETRNWDDADGITTPSRSKEESNDYRYFPEPDLPPLLLDDEYIEGVKAAMPELPDAKRERFLAQYKLPAEDVLVLTETPEVAAYYEDVVKAGGEPVRSSNWVRTDLMRALKERGREISDAPVSAETLAELIKLVDGTKISTTAAKDVFEKLAGSEMTLEQAIQACGIQIGAVGGDRLREIVAAVAGANADVVGVIRSGQDKKDKKLKFLMGLVMKESRGQAKPDEVLKALNEFLAGK, encoded by the coding sequence ATGGCTCTTGAGTTTACGACCGTCATCGGGCTGGAAATCCATATCCAGCTCAACACGAAGACGAAGATTTTCTGCAATTGCTCGACCGATTACATCGGCGCGACGCCGAACTCACACATCTGTCCGGTCTGCACCGGACAGCCGGGCGCTCTGCCGGTTCTCAACGGGAAAGTCGTCGAGTTCGGCGTGCGCGGCGGTTTGGCGCTGCACTGCAAGATCAACAAACTGACGCGCTTCGATCGCAAGAACTATTTCTACGCCGACCTTCCCAAGGCGTATCAGATCACCGAATACTACGTGCCGCTCGCCGAAAACGGTTATCTGACCATCACCGGCGACGACGGACAGCTTCGCCGCATCGGCATCACGCGGCTCCACCTTGAAGAAGACGCCGGCAAACTCGTTCACGTCGCAGCCGACGGACGGATTGTCGGCTCCAGCCAGTCTTTCGTCGATTACAACCGCGGCGGCGTGCCGCTTGCCGAAGTGGTGTCCGAGCCCGACATCGCTTCGCCGCGCGAAGCCCGCGAGTACGTGTCGGCGATGCGCCAGCTGGTGCGCTATCTGGGCATTTCCGACGGCGACATGGAAAAGGGATCCATGCGCGTCGACGCGAACATCTCGCAGAAAGTTTCCGACGGCCGCTGGGGCAGCCGCGTCGAAGTCAAAAACATGAACTCTCTCAAGGCGCTGGAACGGGCCCTGGAATACGAGACGCTGCGCCAGCGCGACCTGCTCGCCCGCAGCGAACGGATCGCTCAGGAGACCCGCAACTGGGACGACGCCGACGGCATCACGACGCCGTCGCGCAGCAAGGAAGAGTCCAACGACTACCGTTATTTCCCTGAGCCGGATCTGCCGCCGCTGCTGCTTGACGACGAGTATATCGAAGGCGTCAAAGCCGCCATGCCGGAGCTTCCCGACGCCAAGCGCGAGCGGTTCCTCGCGCAGTACAAACTGCCTGCGGAAGATGTGCTGGTGCTGACGGAGACGCCCGAAGTCGCCGCGTATTACGAGGACGTCGTGAAGGCCGGCGGCGAGCCGGTCAGATCTTCGAACTGGGTGCGGACCGACCTGATGAGAGCGCTGAAAGAGCGGGGTCGGGAGATCTCCGACGCCCCGGTGAGCGCCGAAACTTTGGCCGAGCTGATCAAGCTTGTCGACGGCACAAAGATCTCCACGACGGCCGCGAAAGACGTTTTCGAGAAACTCGCCGGCAGCGAAATGACGCTCGAACAGGCCATCCAGGCCTGCGGCATCCAGATCGGCGCGGTAGGCGGCGACAGGCTGCGGGAAATCGTCGCCGCGGTCGCCGGCGCCAACGCCGACGTTGTCGGGGTGATCCGTTCCGGCCAAGACAAGAAAGACAAGAAGCTCAAGTTCCTCATGGGGCTGGTCATGAAGGAGAGCCGCGGACAGGCGAAACCGGACGAAGTTTTGAAAGCTTTGAACGAGTTTCTTGCGGGGAAGTAG
- the fusA gene encoding elongation factor G yields the protein MGMKTEDIRSIAIVAHGSAGKTSLAEALLFDAGVTTRRGSVENGNTVSDYTPEEQKRQISISTSLLNYDYKGKKVFVLDVPGYADFIGDLRGSLRVAGSAVMVVSAVDGIEVQTEKAWEFAQEFETSTIFFINKMDRENADYNGVYEQIRANLTKGAYRFMLPIGSEDSFKGVVDVLKDIAYVYNDDSGKFEEQGIPEEMISDAHRARGYLVEAIVEEDEEMMMRYLDGEDIPIDELLPVLQRCIYKCKIFPVMPGSALKNIGVRQLMDLIVDYLPSPLEMRERPAVKGGETEITIKPDDDATFSGLCFKVLVDPYVGKLSYIRVNSGKLTTDEPIFNVSTGQEERVSTFKIMQGKDSVDVKEVTTGMIVAIPKLQSTRAGDTMGKAGSTVLYPAIKFPRPVYSVAVDPESRGDEDKLGTAVRRITEEDPTVSFEKNAETNDNILSGMGNLHLDIVLAKLKDRFGVNLKTRVPQVAYRETIRKSAKAQGKHKKQTGGHGQYGDVYIEFSPLERGEGFVFEDKITGGTVPRQYIPAVEKGLRECLNKGVLAAFPTVDFKASLYFGSYHDVDSSEMAFKTAAHLAFKKGMAEASPILLEPIMDVKVIVPDQYLGEIMGDFNTRRGRIMGVDTLGHLQVVNAQVPQAEMFQYAINLRSMTSGRGTYEMAFSHYDPVPEEITKKIVSERQGLLTEEEE from the coding sequence ATGGGAATGAAAACGGAAGACATCAGAAGTATCGCGATTGTTGCTCACGGAAGCGCAGGCAAAACTTCGCTTGCGGAAGCGTTGCTCTTTGACGCCGGCGTCACGACCCGCCGCGGCAGCGTGGAAAACGGGAACACCGTTTCGGATTACACGCCCGAAGAACAGAAACGCCAAATTTCCATAAGCACCTCCCTCCTGAATTACGACTACAAGGGCAAAAAAGTCTTTGTTCTTGACGTTCCCGGCTATGCCGACTTCATTGGCGACCTGCGCGGTTCGCTGCGCGTCGCCGGCTCCGCCGTGATGGTCGTGAGCGCGGTCGACGGCATTGAAGTGCAGACGGAAAAAGCATGGGAGTTCGCGCAGGAATTCGAAACGTCGACCATTTTCTTCATCAATAAAATGGACCGCGAAAACGCCGATTATAACGGCGTTTACGAACAGATCCGCGCCAATCTGACCAAGGGTGCCTACCGCTTCATGCTTCCGATCGGCAGCGAAGATTCCTTTAAAGGCGTCGTCGACGTCCTCAAGGATATCGCCTACGTTTACAACGACGACTCGGGAAAATTCGAAGAGCAGGGGATTCCCGAGGAGATGATCAGCGACGCGCATCGCGCCCGCGGCTATCTCGTGGAAGCCATTGTCGAAGAAGACGAAGAGATGATGATGCGCTACCTCGACGGCGAAGACATCCCCATCGACGAACTGCTTCCCGTCCTGCAGCGCTGCATTTACAAGTGCAAGATCTTCCCGGTCATGCCCGGTTCCGCGCTGAAAAACATCGGCGTCCGCCAGCTCATGGATCTGATCGTCGATTATCTCCCCAGCCCGCTGGAGATGCGCGAGCGTCCGGCAGTCAAGGGAGGGGAGACGGAGATCACGATCAAACCGGACGACGACGCCACGTTCAGCGGCCTGTGCTTCAAAGTCCTGGTCGATCCCTACGTGGGCAAACTTTCCTATATCCGCGTCAATTCCGGCAAACTGACCACCGACGAACCGATCTTCAACGTCAGCACCGGACAGGAGGAACGCGTCAGCACCTTCAAGATCATGCAGGGCAAGGACAGCGTCGACGTCAAGGAAGTCACGACCGGCATGATCGTCGCCATTCCCAAGCTGCAGAGCACTAGGGCCGGCGACACGATGGGCAAGGCCGGCAGCACCGTGCTCTATCCGGCCATCAAATTCCCGCGTCCGGTGTATTCGGTCGCCGTCGATCCCGAGAGCCGGGGCGACGAGGACAAGCTGGGAACGGCGGTGCGCCGTATTACCGAAGAAGATCCCACCGTCAGCTTCGAGAAGAACGCGGAAACGAACGACAACATCCTTTCCGGCATGGGCAATCTCCACCTCGACATCGTTCTCGCCAAGCTGAAGGATCGCTTCGGCGTCAACCTGAAGACCCGCGTGCCGCAGGTCGCGTATCGCGAAACGATCCGCAAGTCGGCCAAGGCGCAGGGCAAGCACAAAAAGCAGACCGGCGGCCACGGCCAGTACGGCGACGTTTATATCGAGTTCAGCCCCCTCGAGCGGGGAGAGGGGTTCGTCTTCGAAGACAAGATCACCGGCGGCACCGTGCCGAGACAGTACATCCCCGCCGTCGAAAAAGGGCTGCGCGAGTGCCTGAACAAGGGCGTGCTGGCGGCGTTCCCGACGGTGGACTTCAAAGCGTCGCTGTATTTCGGCTCGTATCACGACGTCGATTCTTCGGAAATGGCCTTCAAGACGGCGGCGCATCTGGCCTTCAAGAAGGGGATGGCCGAAGCTTCACCGATCCTGCTCGAGCCGATCATGGACGTGAAAGTCATCGTTCCCGATCAGTATCTCGGCGAGATCATGGGCGATTTCAACACCCGTCGCGGCCGTATCATGGGCGTCGACACGCTGGGGCACCTCCAGGTCGTCAACGCGCAGGTGCCTCAGGCGGAGATGTTCCAGTACGCCATCAATCTGCGTTCCATGACTTCCGGGCGCGGAACTTACGAAATGGCTTTCTCGCATTACGATCCCGTTCCCGAAGAGATCACGAAGAAGATCGTCTCCGAGCGCCAGGGTCTGCTGACCGAGGAAGAGGAATAG
- the tpiA gene encoding triose-phosphate isomerase: MKKIFLFGNWKMNQSLRATENFAAESAAFFSERPGLKAETEICIFPPFVLIPEAVKNFTNLGVTVGAQNASDHGEGAYTGEVAPSMLKEAGCRYVIVGHSERRHIYGESSELVNKKALNCLTSGLIPVLCVGETLEERDAGRTTDVISDQLRKGVKDFPAGAAYVVAYEPVWAIGTGRAASAEDAEKVCRLIKDSVRVPVLYGGSVKPSNAAELFSRPSIDGGLIGGASLKARDFFAILKNFRAAELEAVL, encoded by the coding sequence ATGAAAAAAATCTTCTTGTTCGGCAATTGGAAAATGAATCAGAGTCTTCGCGCCACAGAGAATTTTGCCGCTGAGAGCGCCGCGTTCTTTTCAGAACGGCCGGGCTTGAAAGCCGAAACGGAGATTTGCATTTTTCCGCCCTTTGTCCTGATCCCCGAAGCGGTGAAAAACTTCACGAATCTCGGCGTCACCGTGGGGGCGCAAAACGCCAGCGATCATGGCGAAGGCGCTTATACCGGCGAGGTCGCGCCGTCGATGCTGAAGGAAGCCGGCTGTCGGTATGTGATCGTCGGGCACAGCGAGCGACGCCATATCTACGGCGAATCCTCGGAGCTGGTCAACAAAAAAGCGTTGAATTGCCTGACGTCCGGTCTGATCCCGGTGCTGTGCGTCGGTGAAACGCTCGAAGAGCGCGACGCCGGACGAACGACCGACGTCATTTCCGATCAGCTTCGAAAAGGCGTGAAAGACTTTCCCGCCGGCGCGGCGTATGTCGTCGCTTACGAACCCGTCTGGGCCATCGGCACCGGCCGCGCGGCCAGCGCCGAGGACGCCGAGAAAGTTTGCCGCCTCATCAAAGATTCGGTTCGCGTTCCGGTTCTGTACGGCGGCTCGGTCAAACCGTCGAACGCGGCGGAACTCTTCAGCCGGCCGTCGATCGACGGCGGCCTGATCGGCGGCGCTTCATTGAAAGCGCGGGATTTTTTCGCGATCCTGAAGAATTTCCGCGCCGCGGAGCTGGAGGCTGTACTTTAG
- a CDS encoding NAD(P)-dependent oxidoreductase produces MKPRVTVIEPEGPEAWFAALSEIAEVEFFNPRGPVQPAEIDGILAHSAAVVITSATAISNDQLLAASGLKLIAKCGGAPSNIDVKYAARCGVAVSCVPGANTTTIAEYTVMLIIAALRRFDLQLPVIRQGGWRSPDFLLGHDLRGATIGIVGLGAIGREVLDRLVPFGCRLLVYSPHARKSCADDARFSFVETLEEMLPRCDAVTLHCRVDEATRGFFDERLFKMMKPGSVFVNTARGALVDEPALARALENGPLSAAAVDVFQVEPPQSGNPLLRCGNALLAPHSAGWTGEALRRECRGAVRSVLAYFRHERIPGLLNEEYIRHLR; encoded by the coding sequence ATGAAGCCACGTGTGACAGTCATCGAGCCGGAAGGACCCGAAGCATGGTTCGCCGCTTTGAGCGAGATCGCCGAGGTCGAATTTTTCAATCCCCGCGGCCCCGTGCAGCCGGCGGAAATCGACGGTATCCTCGCCCATTCCGCGGCGGTCGTGATTACCTCCGCGACGGCGATATCCAACGATCAGCTGCTGGCGGCGAGCGGACTCAAACTCATCGCCAAGTGCGGCGGGGCCCCCTCCAATATCGACGTCAAATATGCCGCCCGCTGCGGCGTTGCCGTCTCGTGCGTTCCCGGCGCTAACACGACGACGATCGCCGAATATACCGTCATGCTGATTATCGCCGCGCTGCGGCGTTTCGACCTGCAGCTGCCGGTCATCCGCCAGGGCGGCTGGCGCAGCCCTGACTTTCTGCTGGGGCATGACCTGCGCGGCGCGACGATCGGGATCGTCGGGCTGGGAGCCATCGGACGAGAAGTCCTCGACCGACTCGTCCCCTTCGGCTGCCGCCTGCTCGTCTACTCCCCTCATGCCCGGAAGAGCTGCGCGGACGACGCCAGGTTCTCCTTCGTCGAGACTTTGGAAGAGATGCTGCCTCGATGTGACGCCGTGACGCTTCACTGCCGGGTGGACGAAGCCACGCGGGGATTTTTCGACGAGCGCCTTTTCAAAATGATGAAGCCCGGTTCCGTCTTCGTCAACACGGCCCGCGGCGCGCTCGTCGACGAACCGGCGCTCGCCCGGGCGCTCGAAAACGGCCCCTTGTCCGCCGCGGCGGTTGACGTCTTTCAGGTCGAGCCGCCGCAGTCCGGAAATCCGCTTCTTCGCTGCGGCAACGCCCTGCTTGCGCCCCATTCCGCCGGCTGGACCGGCGAAGCGCTGCGGCGCGAGTGCCGCGGAGCCGTTCGCTCTGTTCTCGCCTATTTCCGGCACGAACGAATTCCCGGTTTGCTGAACGAAGAATATATTCGACATCTCCGCTGA
- a CDS encoding TIGR01212 family radical SAM protein (This family includes YhcC from E. coli K-12, an uncharacterized radical SAM protein.) yields MKQLLRWSAVLRRQFGERVQKVSLDIGAGCPHRQGLHGGGCIFCDERGGGSGAFIRGISLREQVRKGIAGAWKHYGTRSIILYFQSYSATNLPLERFAAALNEALDAAAALGANVRAISVSTRPDLLPEPVLDYLQELTELCQVWLELGVQTADPRGLQWLRRGHGLDVVERALARLGKTRVQVCAHLIAGIPGEFEDQLARSALWLTDRGVQALKFHPLCVLRGTALEELYRSGRFAPLSREEYVDRLVDALCRLPDGVVLQRLTAGVRPSRLVAPAWILEKEPLERAIAARFLSARRDVPAL; encoded by the coding sequence ATGAAACAGCTGTTACGATGGTCGGCCGTTTTGCGCCGGCAATTCGGCGAACGGGTCCAGAAAGTTTCTCTGGATATCGGAGCCGGCTGCCCCCATCGACAGGGGCTCCACGGCGGCGGATGCATTTTCTGCGACGAAAGGGGAGGCGGCAGCGGCGCCTTCATTCGGGGCATATCTCTGCGGGAACAGGTCAGAAAGGGAATCGCCGGAGCCTGGAAACATTACGGCACTCGTTCCATCATTCTGTACTTTCAGAGCTATTCGGCCACCAATCTGCCGCTGGAACGCTTCGCCGCGGCGCTCAATGAAGCGCTCGACGCCGCGGCCGCTTTGGGCGCGAACGTACGCGCCATTTCCGTGAGCACGCGCCCCGACCTGCTGCCCGAGCCGGTTCTGGATTATCTGCAGGAGCTGACGGAGCTGTGTCAAGTCTGGCTGGAGCTCGGCGTGCAGACGGCGGATCCGCGTGGTTTGCAGTGGCTGCGCCGCGGGCATGGGCTGGACGTCGTGGAGCGGGCTCTTGCCCGCCTCGGCAAAACGCGCGTGCAGGTCTGCGCGCACCTGATCGCGGGCATCCCCGGAGAATTCGAAGACCAACTGGCACGCTCGGCGTTGTGGCTTACAGACAGGGGAGTGCAGGCGCTCAAATTCCATCCGTTATGCGTCCTGCGGGGGACCGCGCTGGAAGAACTGTATCGGTCGGGACGATTCGCGCCGCTGAGCAGGGAAGAATACGTCGACCGGCTCGTCGACGCCCTTTGCCGTTTGCCCGACGGCGTCGTTCTGCAGAGATTGACGGCGGGAGTGCGCCCCTCTCGGCTCGTCGCGCCCGCCTGGATTCTGGAGAAAGAACCGCTGGAACGCGCCATTGCCGCTCGATTCCTGTCGGCTCGACGCGACGTGCCGGCCTTGTAA